A section of the Humulus lupulus chromosome 2, drHumLupu1.1, whole genome shotgun sequence genome encodes:
- the LOC133816570 gene encoding protein EXPORTIN 1A-like, translating into MRETLIYLSHLDHEDTEKLMLKKLSKQLSGEDWNWNKLNTLCWAIGSISGSMMEEQENRFLVMVIRDLLNLCEITKGKDNKAVIASNIM; encoded by the exons ATGAGGGAGACTTTGATATATTTGTCACATCTTGATCACGAGGACACGGAAAAGCTG ATGCTAAAGAAGCTAAGCAAACAATTAAGTGGCGAGGATTGGAATTGGAACAAATTAAACACATTATGTTGGGCAATAGGGTCTATATCTGGTTCGATGATGGAAGAACAG GAGAACAGATTTTTGGTTATGGTCATTCGTGACTTGCTGAATTTATGTGAAATCACGAAAGGGAAGGATAACAAAGCTGTCATCGCAAGTAACATTATGTAA